The Lysobacter enzymogenes genome window below encodes:
- a CDS encoding XVIPCD domain-containing protein, producing MSSQSQDQTLRVGTQADSQTLDEVRRGQQRNLLSSPSNAQHEQFAHVRVCLDRNDAARQFSPGERDNLAGALLLEATRERQRVDGVAFSQDGKRAFAVEGDNDSPSRRLCHVQTEQAAQQSLQRSSEQLAQLVREQDVREQQRQTERERENQRERQNPERDDAQKQPSAAARALTRERD from the coding sequence ATGAGTTCGCAATCGCAGGACCAAACCCTGCGGGTCGGCACCCAGGCCGATTCGCAAACCCTCGACGAAGTGCGTCGGGGCCAGCAGCGCAATCTGCTCAGCAGCCCCAGCAACGCCCAGCACGAGCAGTTCGCGCACGTGCGCGTGTGCCTGGACCGCAACGACGCCGCGCGCCAGTTCAGCCCCGGCGAACGCGACAACCTGGCCGGCGCCTTGCTGCTGGAAGCCACCCGCGAGCGTCAGCGCGTCGACGGTGTGGCCTTCAGCCAGGACGGCAAGCGCGCGTTCGCGGTCGAGGGCGACAACGACTCGCCGTCGCGGCGCCTGTGCCACGTCCAGACCGAGCAGGCGGCGCAGCAATCGCTGCAGCGCAGCAGCGAACAGCTGGCGCAACTGGTGCGCGAGCAGGACGTGCGCGAACAGCAGCGCCAGACCGAACGCGAGCGCGAGAACCAGCGCGAGCGCCAGAACCCCGAACGCGACGACGCGCAGAAGCAGCCGTCCGCCGCGGCGCGCGCGCTGACCCGCGAACGCGACTGA
- a CDS encoding XVIPCD domain-containing protein produces the protein MSYQDVMNTILPPQQGRSPHITGHYGEHRGNGPHGGSDFNYVGGQAGVNLTHPTIHSPVAGTVEFVGGRYGTVTIVDGEGNRHQLLHTQSQSVVVGQRVEPGTPIGTMGGRGPNGEAQYAQHVHYQMKDAHGNNLNPEAFWNQREHGGRTAAAPAAAGADGVLRQGERGPEVRALQETLNRLGYRDDQGRPLAADGDFGERSRQAVARFQRENGLHEDGVAGRDTLGALRNAAPRRDGDGDERALISNPNHPDNGMYKQALAGLERLGPEAGFRTAQDRENAAAALTYEARVSGLGRIDHVVQNVNGTGVFAVQGGLNDPAHHRVYADKQQAMNQSVEQSSQRLAQDAPAQQQGQQQAQTQQQQQQPPRMTMG, from the coding sequence ATGTCCTACCAAGACGTCATGAACACCATCCTGCCGCCGCAGCAGGGACGCTCGCCGCACATCACCGGGCATTACGGCGAACACCGCGGCAACGGCCCGCACGGCGGTTCGGATTTCAATTACGTCGGCGGACAGGCCGGCGTGAACCTGACCCACCCGACGATCCATTCGCCGGTCGCGGGCACGGTCGAATTCGTCGGCGGCCGTTACGGCACCGTCACCATCGTCGACGGCGAAGGCAACCGCCATCAGCTGCTGCACACGCAGAGCCAGTCGGTGGTGGTCGGCCAGCGGGTCGAGCCCGGCACGCCGATCGGCACGATGGGCGGGCGCGGCCCCAACGGCGAAGCGCAATACGCCCAGCACGTGCATTACCAGATGAAGGACGCGCACGGGAACAACCTCAACCCCGAGGCGTTCTGGAACCAGCGCGAACACGGCGGCCGCACCGCCGCCGCTCCCGCTGCCGCGGGCGCCGACGGCGTACTGCGCCAGGGCGAGCGCGGGCCGGAAGTGCGCGCGCTGCAGGAAACGCTCAACCGCCTGGGCTATCGCGACGACCAGGGCCGCCCGCTCGCGGCCGACGGCGACTTCGGCGAGCGCAGCCGCCAGGCGGTGGCGCGCTTCCAGCGCGAGAACGGCCTGCACGAGGACGGCGTCGCCGGCCGCGACACCCTCGGCGCGCTGCGCAACGCCGCGCCGCGCCGCGACGGCGACGGCGACGAGCGCGCGTTGATCTCCAACCCGAACCACCCCGACAACGGCATGTACAAGCAGGCGCTGGCCGGGCTCGAGCGGCTCGGCCCCGAAGCCGGCTTCCGCACCGCGCAGGACCGCGAGAACGCCGCCGCGGCGCTGACCTACGAGGCGCGCGTCAGCGGCCTGGGCCGGATCGACCACGTCGTGCAGAACGTCAACGGCACCGGCGTGTTCGCGGTGCAGGGCGGCCTGAACGACCCGGCCCATCACCGCGTCTACGCCGACAAGCAGCAGGCGATGAATCAAAGCGTCGAGCAGTCCAGCCAGCGTCTGGCCCAGGACGCGCCCGCGCAGCAGCAGGGCCAGCAACAGGCCCAGACCCAGCAGCAACAGCAGCAGCCTCCGCGCATGACGATGGGCTGA
- a CDS encoding XVIPCD domain-containing protein, with product MGKKEEFIADLYPAAVRVSKQTGMSAELILAQAALETGWGEKVLPGTNNIFNIKDSKGWDGPTKTFNVWEIEGGKKVWKDQDFRVYGSMDEALADRVKFLKENGRYTKAGLFEEGTLGNLEKEAKALQKAGYATDPHYAEQLAKVFNGPTMRRGIALAEGRGAPELPEHKPGEHKPTAPAKPADAMADGRLRQGEEGPAVKAMQERLNELGFRDAKGQPLKPDGDFGAATKHALQQAQRAYGLDDDGVAGPKTLDALKKAPPEKGALLSDPANRDNGMYKQAVEGLEKLGPNAFGSRQELERAAGTLTYEARVSGLNSIDKVVLNANGTGLFAVQGDPSNPASHRVHADKAQAASVPLEQTSQQLKQDVPDKAAPAQDAQSQERAPKTMTA from the coding sequence ATGGGTAAGAAGGAAGAATTCATCGCCGACCTGTATCCGGCCGCGGTGCGCGTGTCCAAGCAGACCGGCATGTCGGCCGAGTTGATCCTGGCCCAGGCCGCGCTGGAAACCGGCTGGGGCGAGAAGGTCCTGCCGGGCACCAACAACATCTTCAACATCAAGGACAGCAAGGGCTGGGACGGCCCGACCAAGACCTTCAACGTGTGGGAGATCGAAGGCGGCAAGAAGGTCTGGAAGGACCAGGATTTCCGCGTCTACGGTTCGATGGACGAAGCGCTCGCCGACCGGGTCAAGTTCCTCAAGGAAAACGGCCGCTACACCAAAGCCGGCCTGTTCGAGGAAGGCACCCTGGGCAACCTGGAGAAGGAAGCCAAGGCGCTGCAGAAGGCCGGTTACGCGACCGACCCGCATTACGCCGAGCAACTGGCCAAGGTGTTCAACGGCCCGACCATGCGTCGCGGCATCGCCCTGGCCGAAGGCCGCGGCGCGCCGGAGCTGCCCGAGCACAAGCCCGGCGAGCACAAGCCGACGGCGCCGGCCAAGCCGGCCGACGCGATGGCCGACGGCCGCCTGCGCCAGGGCGAAGAAGGCCCGGCGGTGAAGGCGATGCAGGAGCGCTTGAACGAACTCGGCTTCCGCGACGCCAAGGGCCAGCCGCTGAAGCCCGACGGCGATTTCGGCGCCGCGACCAAGCACGCCCTGCAGCAGGCGCAGCGCGCCTACGGCCTCGACGACGACGGCGTCGCCGGTCCGAAGACCCTCGACGCGCTGAAGAAGGCGCCGCCGGAAAAGGGCGCGCTGCTGTCGGATCCGGCCAACCGCGACAACGGCATGTACAAGCAGGCGGTCGAAGGGCTGGAGAAGCTCGGCCCGAACGCGTTCGGCAGCCGCCAGGAACTCGAGCGCGCCGCCGGCACGTTGACCTACGAGGCGCGCGTGAGCGGCTTGAACAGCATCGACAAGGTCGTGCTGAACGCCAACGGCACCGGCCTGTTCGCGGTGCAGGGCGATCCGAGCAATCCGGCGTCGCACCGCGTCCACGCCGACAAGGCGCAGGCCGCGAGCGTGCCGCTGGAGCAGACCAGCCAGCAGCTCAAGCAGGACGTGCCGGACAAGGCCGCGCCGGCGCAGGACGCGCAGTCGCAGGAGCGCGCGCCCAAGACCATGACGGCTTGA
- a CDS encoding peptidoglycan-binding domain-containing protein, whose product MADRREKAAATAHEYHQGTIASLDDAMTRRLVASTVMTESNGGDLAITNKQGYVGRYQAGAGWLADAGYVDKDKLNAAMKRDGYDPATVRGAEWKWASAGGMTRFLDDKSNWNQGMSLDQYKGSAELQDKAFKINSDKAYRQAVKDGVLNEDSKPELVAGFLKARHIAGYGGAKAAVTGGRAIRDANGTSNYDYLHDITRDRDGLNAYMKRDPKTLSRGDDTQPAHPARAAANAPAMADGLLKHGERGAEVRAMQETLNKLGYRDSQGHPLRADGDYGDRTGESLRNFQRTHGLKDDGVAGPKTLEALKQAAQTPLLSNPAHPDHGLYKGAVEGLEKLGPNAFKNRDELERTAGTLAYEAKIGGFKQIDHIVPTANGAGLFAVQGGLSDPGHQRIHVDKQQAANQPLEQSTLQAKLDAPQASPSQDAQRNRTQGL is encoded by the coding sequence ATGGCTGATAGACGTGAGAAGGCAGCGGCCACTGCCCACGAGTACCACCAGGGTACGATCGCGAGCTTGGACGACGCGATGACCCGGCGATTGGTTGCTTCTACGGTCATGACCGAGAGCAACGGCGGTGATCTGGCCATCACCAACAAGCAAGGCTATGTCGGTCGCTACCAGGCGGGAGCCGGTTGGCTCGCCGACGCCGGCTATGTCGACAAAGACAAGCTCAACGCCGCGATGAAACGCGACGGCTACGACCCTGCCACCGTGCGCGGCGCGGAGTGGAAGTGGGCGAGCGCCGGCGGCATGACCCGCTTCCTCGACGACAAGTCCAACTGGAACCAGGGCATGAGCCTGGACCAGTACAAGGGCTCGGCCGAGTTGCAGGACAAGGCCTTCAAGATCAACAGCGACAAGGCCTATCGCCAGGCCGTCAAAGACGGCGTGCTGAACGAGGATTCCAAGCCCGAACTGGTGGCCGGCTTCCTTAAGGCGCGGCATATCGCCGGTTACGGCGGGGCCAAGGCCGCGGTCACCGGCGGACGCGCGATCCGCGACGCCAACGGCACCAGCAATTACGACTACCTGCACGACATCACCCGCGATCGCGACGGATTGAACGCTTACATGAAGCGCGATCCGAAGACGCTGTCGCGCGGCGACGATACCCAGCCGGCGCATCCGGCACGCGCTGCGGCGAACGCGCCGGCGATGGCCGACGGCCTGCTCAAGCACGGCGAGCGCGGCGCGGAAGTGCGGGCGATGCAGGAAACCTTGAACAAGCTCGGTTACCGCGACTCGCAAGGGCATCCGCTGCGCGCCGACGGCGACTACGGCGATCGCACCGGCGAATCGCTGCGCAATTTCCAGCGCACCCACGGGCTCAAGGACGACGGCGTCGCCGGCCCCAAGACGCTCGAAGCGCTCAAGCAGGCGGCGCAGACGCCGCTGCTGTCCAATCCCGCCCATCCCGATCACGGCCTGTACAAGGGCGCGGTCGAGGGCCTGGAAAAGCTCGGCCCGAACGCGTTCAAGAATCGCGACGAGCTCGAGCGCACCGCCGGCACGCTGGCCTATGAAGCCAAGATCGGCGGCTTCAAGCAGATCGACCACATCGTCCCCACCGCGAACGGCGCAGGCCTGTTCGCGGTGCAGGGCGGCTTGAGCGATCCCGGCCATCAGCGCATCCACGTCGACAAGCAGCAGGCGGCGAACCAGCCGCTGGAGCAGTCGACCCTTCAGGCCAAGCTCGACGCCCCGCAGGCGTCGCCCAGCCAGGACGCACAAAGAAACCGAACCCAGGGCCTCTGA
- a CDS encoding DUF4189 domain-containing protein — translation MRRANRSFCTLVSLVAALAAGSASAEQGCPDGSTPNPLMGGTPGQNQCVPIPGLSRPQGGVSPVNAGPQVRWASRCGAIVVDSDSGKTGVAGSMSTRKKAENGAVAQCKGKGGRDCQVKISYANQCGVIAWGNYRMATANAPTLEEASSQALTQCEQASGVVCEVFFSDCSFPERI, via the coding sequence ATGCGGCGCGCCAATCGGAGTTTCTGTACGCTGGTTTCGCTTGTGGCTGCGCTTGCTGCGGGATCTGCGAGCGCCGAGCAAGGTTGCCCGGACGGTTCCACTCCGAATCCATTGATGGGCGGCACGCCGGGTCAGAACCAATGCGTGCCGATCCCGGGGCTGTCGCGGCCGCAGGGCGGCGTTTCTCCGGTTAATGCGGGGCCGCAGGTCCGATGGGCGAGCCGTTGTGGCGCCATCGTCGTCGACAGCGACTCGGGCAAGACCGGTGTGGCCGGCAGCATGTCCACGCGCAAGAAGGCCGAAAATGGCGCGGTCGCGCAATGCAAGGGCAAAGGCGGTCGCGATTGCCAGGTGAAAATTTCTTACGCCAATCAGTGCGGCGTCATTGCGTGGGGGAACTATCGAATGGCGACCGCCAACGCCCCGACTCTCGAAGAGGCATCGAGCCAGGCTCTGACGCAGTGCGAGCAGGCGTCAGGCGTCGTGTGCGAGGTGTTCTTTTCGGATTGCAGCTTTCCCGAAAGAATCTGA
- a CDS encoding DUF4189 domain-containing protein — protein MGKLGNRFCAFAFLLLVSFAGEGSAEQGCGDGYVPTTTPTGVQCMPIPGLYRSGAGPEPAESTVYDGYGAFAFDAKGLKVGVSDPDELIGSEWRAKRSAIKSCKSNGGNDCKVIAVFKNECAVSMIGAVDSSGGDVTVYIGKGATISEAKDDAQKRCEGSGSPMCEAAYADCVERWRQ, from the coding sequence ATGGGAAAGCTCGGCAACAGGTTCTGTGCGTTTGCTTTTCTGCTCCTCGTGTCGTTCGCGGGCGAAGGGAGCGCTGAGCAGGGGTGTGGCGACGGTTATGTGCCGACAACCACTCCGACTGGCGTCCAGTGCATGCCGATTCCCGGTTTGTATCGTTCTGGCGCGGGCCCGGAGCCCGCGGAATCGACGGTCTACGACGGCTACGGCGCCTTCGCCTTCGACGCAAAAGGCCTAAAGGTCGGCGTCAGCGACCCGGACGAACTGATCGGCAGCGAATGGCGGGCGAAGCGCTCGGCGATCAAGAGCTGCAAGAGCAACGGCGGCAACGACTGCAAGGTCATCGCGGTGTTCAAGAACGAGTGCGCGGTCAGCATGATCGGCGCCGTCGACAGCAGCGGCGGCGATGTCACGGTCTACATCGGTAAAGGCGCGACGATATCGGAAGCCAAGGACGATGCGCAGAAGCGCTGCGAGGGCAGCGGTTCGCCGATGTGCGAGGCGGCGTATGCCGACTGTGTCGAGCGTTGGCGTCAGTGA
- a CDS encoding DUF4189 domain-containing protein — protein sequence MRSGNRWLGSLVLLAAALFMGNASAEQGCGDGYIPTTTPEGVRCMPIPGLYQTPAETPAAPMGPRWATQWGAIAVDSASGKTGVVGSMSSRKKAEKGAIAQCKSKGGSDCQVKISYGNQCGVIAWGNNKIATASAGSIEEASDQALGICRREAGTECEIFFSDCSLPKRI from the coding sequence ATGCGGAGTGGCAATCGTTGGCTTGGTTCGCTTGTTTTGCTCGCTGCGGCGCTCTTCATGGGCAATGCAAGCGCCGAGCAGGGATGTGGCGATGGCTACATTCCCACCACGACGCCTGAAGGAGTCCGGTGCATGCCGATTCCCGGCTTGTATCAGACCCCCGCGGAAACTCCGGCGGCCCCAATGGGGCCGAGATGGGCGACTCAGTGGGGCGCTATCGCAGTAGATAGCGCTTCCGGCAAAACCGGTGTGGTTGGCAGCATGTCGTCCCGGAAGAAAGCCGAGAAAGGTGCGATCGCCCAATGCAAGAGCAAGGGCGGCAGCGACTGCCAAGTGAAGATTTCCTACGGAAATCAGTGTGGCGTCATTGCTTGGGGTAACAACAAGATCGCTACCGCCAGCGCCGGCAGCATCGAAGAGGCCTCGGATCAGGCGCTTGGAATATGCAGACGAGAAGCCGGAACCGAGTGCGAGATCTTCTTTTCTGACTGCAGCTTGCCCAAACGGATCTGA
- a CDS encoding type IV secretion system protein, whose amino-acid sequence MDIHTVSLGTGSLLDWLDLHVQLQNMEFFSLIKDHVDKMIMKFQGALLKRVAQVIGAVVASVVTIWIIIQGFRIVTGQSREPMMGLVVSSLKSVLIVGIAVTAATTASSNYHTLTDGLSGVVRNVVTGRTDDGPYEDMDKVLGILQAGLDLVGSVKVGDDPMVNDTKNRAMTMIGVGLGGPVIMAMIAMLLNKIAMALFIGLGPFFILCLLFEQTKALFQRWLFYGIATMMSMAVLIVMTTISIDLVLAVGGAFWATDLLGLTNSNESMMSLALQQGGLGTILSALIVTAPPMAGAFFNGVLGSFNPYNSFQGEAGAFGKAAERQQARSTSYTPTYTPPQQAPGQPGGPGSANKLG is encoded by the coding sequence ATGGATATCCACACTGTATCGCTGGGGACCGGTTCGCTGCTGGACTGGCTGGACCTGCACGTGCAGCTGCAAAACATGGAGTTCTTCAGCCTCATCAAAGACCATGTCGACAAGATGATCATGAAGTTCCAGGGCGCGCTGCTTAAGCGTGTCGCCCAGGTCATCGGCGCCGTGGTGGCGTCGGTGGTGACCATCTGGATCATCATCCAGGGCTTCCGCATCGTCACCGGCCAGTCGCGCGAGCCGATGATGGGGCTGGTGGTGAGTTCGCTGAAGTCGGTCCTGATCGTGGGTATCGCGGTGACCGCGGCGACCACCGCGAGCTCGAACTACCACACCCTGACCGACGGCCTGAGCGGCGTGGTCCGCAATGTCGTGACCGGGCGCACGGACGACGGTCCCTACGAGGACATGGACAAGGTCCTTGGCATCCTGCAGGCGGGTCTCGACCTCGTCGGCTCGGTCAAGGTCGGCGACGACCCGATGGTCAACGACACCAAGAACCGCGCCATGACCATGATCGGCGTGGGCCTCGGCGGCCCGGTCATCATGGCGATGATCGCGATGCTGCTGAACAAGATCGCTATGGCTCTGTTCATCGGGCTCGGGCCATTCTTCATCCTGTGCTTGTTGTTCGAACAAACCAAAGCGCTGTTCCAACGATGGTTGTTCTATGGCATCGCCACGATGATGTCGATGGCGGTACTGATCGTGATGACGACGATCTCGATCGACCTGGTATTGGCGGTGGGTGGCGCGTTCTGGGCGACGGACCTGTTGGGATTAACCAACAGCAACGAAAGCATGATGAGCCTTGCGTTGCAGCAGGGTGGGTTGGGTACGATCCTGTCGGCGTTGATCGTGACGGCACCGCCGATGGCGGGTGCGTTCTTCAACGGCGTGTTGGGTAGCTTCAATCCGTACAACTCGTTCCAAGGTGAGGCGGGCGCGTTCGGTAAGGCGGCTGAAAGGCAGCAAGCGCGGTCGACTTCCTACACCCCGACCTATACCCCGCCGCAACAAGCGCCGGGTCAGCCGGGAGGGCCGGGTTCGGCGAACAAGCTCGGATAA
- a CDS encoding VirB4 family type IV secretion/conjugal transfer ATPase, with amino-acid sequence MFTPDTPISEFIPLSTHVAPTVIKTTGGDFMLVWRLGGLPFVGREEWELEHRHNTFNRLLQTLRAPDFTNVAFWVHDVRRRRRINTENKFDQVFNQGLSDGYYASLSSQKLMQNELYLTMLYRPVVGSKRFVEKSASAQVLQEQQDQAVAKLLELAGNVEAVIKDYAPYRLGMYEAKNGIVFSETLEFFGYLLNRLEEPVPVLNAPVYNYLPVSRLTFSAKTGDFVVTTPTGANHFGAMLNIKEYAEGTFPGILNGLKYLDFEYVVTHSFSPMGRHDALKVLDRTKGMMVSSGDKAVSQIVELDYAMDQLASGNFVLGEYHFTFTIYADSQEKLAAQVATARAELSNGGFVSAKEDMAIAASFYSQFPGNWKYRTRLASVSSLNFLGLSPLHNFATGKQHNNPWGDSVTTLQTTNGQPYYFNFHATHPAENSLGEKAIANTMVIGKSGTGKTALINFLLSQVQKLKPTPTIFFFDKDRGAEIFVRACGGNYLALDNGQPTGFNPFQCESNETNVQFLSDLIKVLANKPQYSAREEEDIFRAVENILDTPMHLRSMTNFQKSLPNMGDDGLYARLRKWTAGNSLGWVFDNPVDTINLEKANIIGFDYTDVIDNVEVRVPVVNYLLHRLEQLIDGRPLIYVMDEFWKILDGGGALKEFAKNKQKTIRKQNGLGIFATQSPEDALASDISASLIEQTATLILLPNPNASREDYIEGLKLTDAEYEVVKSLDERSRCFLVKQGHAATVCQLNLRGMDDALAVISASTDNIEIMHRVLARAAEKNGVKEDDLTPEQWLADFYANRKGSGKGKTAEPEARTARA; translated from the coding sequence ATGTTCACGCCCGATACTCCCATCAGCGAATTCATTCCGCTGTCCACGCATGTGGCGCCCACCGTGATCAAGACCACCGGCGGCGATTTCATGCTGGTGTGGCGCCTGGGCGGCCTGCCGTTCGTCGGCCGCGAGGAATGGGAGCTCGAGCACCGCCACAACACCTTCAACCGGCTGCTGCAGACCCTGCGCGCGCCGGACTTCACCAACGTGGCGTTCTGGGTGCACGACGTGCGCCGCCGCCGCCGCATCAACACCGAAAACAAGTTCGACCAGGTCTTCAACCAGGGCCTGTCGGACGGGTACTACGCCTCGCTCTCGTCGCAGAAGCTGATGCAGAACGAGCTGTACCTGACCATGCTGTACCGGCCGGTGGTCGGCAGCAAACGTTTCGTCGAGAAATCCGCGAGCGCCCAGGTGCTGCAGGAACAGCAGGACCAGGCGGTCGCCAAGCTGCTGGAGCTGGCCGGCAACGTCGAGGCGGTGATCAAGGACTACGCGCCTTACCGCCTGGGCATGTACGAGGCCAAGAACGGCATCGTCTTCTCCGAAACCCTGGAATTCTTCGGCTACCTGCTCAACCGCCTGGAAGAGCCGGTGCCTGTGCTCAACGCGCCGGTGTACAACTACCTGCCGGTGAGCCGCCTGACCTTCTCGGCCAAGACCGGCGACTTCGTGGTGACCACGCCGACCGGCGCGAACCACTTCGGCGCCATGTTGAACATCAAGGAATACGCCGAAGGCACATTCCCCGGCATCCTCAACGGCCTGAAGTACCTCGACTTCGAATACGTCGTCACCCATTCCTTCAGCCCGATGGGCCGCCACGACGCGCTCAAGGTGCTCGACCGCACCAAGGGCATGATGGTGTCCTCCGGCGACAAGGCGGTCAGCCAGATCGTCGAGCTGGACTACGCGATGGACCAGCTCGCCTCGGGCAACTTCGTGCTCGGCGAGTACCACTTCACCTTCACCATCTACGCCGACAGCCAGGAAAAGCTCGCCGCGCAGGTCGCCACCGCGCGCGCGGAACTGTCCAACGGCGGTTTCGTCTCGGCCAAGGAGGACATGGCGATCGCCGCGTCCTTCTATTCCCAGTTCCCGGGCAACTGGAAGTACCGCACCCGTCTGGCCAGCGTCAGCTCGCTGAACTTCCTCGGCCTGTCGCCGCTGCACAACTTCGCGACCGGCAAGCAGCACAACAATCCGTGGGGCGACAGCGTCACCACGCTGCAGACCACCAACGGCCAGCCGTACTACTTCAACTTCCACGCCACCCATCCGGCCGAAAACTCGCTCGGCGAGAAGGCGATCGCCAACACGATGGTGATCGGCAAGTCCGGTACCGGCAAGACCGCGCTGATCAACTTCCTGCTCAGCCAGGTGCAGAAGCTCAAGCCGACGCCGACGATCTTCTTCTTCGACAAGGACCGCGGCGCCGAGATCTTCGTGCGCGCCTGCGGCGGCAACTACCTGGCGCTGGACAACGGCCAGCCGACCGGGTTCAACCCGTTCCAATGCGAGAGCAACGAGACCAACGTCCAGTTCCTCTCCGATCTGATCAAGGTGCTGGCCAACAAGCCGCAGTATTCGGCGCGCGAAGAGGAGGACATCTTCCGCGCGGTCGAGAACATCCTCGACACGCCGATGCACCTGCGCAGCATGACCAACTTCCAGAAGAGCCTGCCCAACATGGGCGACGACGGCCTCTACGCGCGCCTGCGCAAGTGGACCGCCGGCAACTCGCTGGGCTGGGTGTTCGACAATCCGGTGGACACGATCAACCTGGAGAAGGCGAACATCATCGGGTTCGACTACACCGATGTCATCGATAACGTCGAAGTCCGCGTCCCGGTCGTCAACTATTTGCTGCACCGTCTGGAGCAATTGATCGACGGCCGCCCGCTAATCTACGTCATGGACGAGTTCTGGAAGATCCTGGACGGCGGCGGGGCGCTGAAGGAGTTCGCCAAGAACAAGCAGAAGACCATCCGTAAGCAGAACGGCCTGGGCATTTTCGCCACGCAGAGCCCGGAGGATGCGCTCGCCAGCGACATCTCCGCCTCGCTGATCGAACAGACCGCGACGCTGATCCTGCTGCCGAACCCGAACGCCAGCCGCGAGGACTACATCGAAGGCCTCAAGCTGACCGATGCGGAGTACGAAGTGGTCAAGAGCCTGGACGAGCGCTCGCGCTGCTTCCTGGTCAAGCAGGGCCACGCGGCGACGGTCTGCCAGCTCAACCTGCGCGGCATGGACGACGCCCTGGCGGTCATCTCGGCGTCGACCGACAACATCGAAATCATGCACCGCGTCCTGGCCCGGGCCGCCGAGAAGAACGGCGTCAAAGAGGACGACCTGACCCCGGAGCAGTGGCTGGCCGACTTCTACGCCAACCGCAAGGGCTCGGGCAAGGGCAAGACGGCCGAGCCCGAGGCGCGCACGGCGCGGGCCTGA
- a CDS encoding type IV secretion system protein VirB3, translating into MHKNVLFRGCTRPAMFLGVPYVPFTFGAGACLLLAFYVDIFCIVTLPIVIYVMRQMARRDEMIFRLMGLRMQVRLRMKNLQQHQGMWVFTPNYYRSPSDKKR; encoded by the coding sequence ATGCATAAGAACGTGCTGTTCCGGGGTTGTACCCGTCCGGCGATGTTCCTGGGCGTTCCGTACGTACCCTTCACGTTCGGAGCGGGCGCTTGCCTGCTCCTGGCGTTCTATGTCGATATTTTCTGCATCGTGACGCTGCCGATCGTGATCTACGTGATGCGCCAGATGGCGCGCCGCGACGAGATGATCTTCCGTCTGATGGGCCTGCGCATGCAGGTCCGCCTGCGGATGAAGAATCTGCAGCAGCACCAGGGTATGTGGGTGTTCACGCCCAACTACTATCGCAGTCCGAGCGACAAGAAACGCTGA
- a CDS encoding TrbC/VirB2 family protein, which translates to MNSNIYLKNFVSAFLMATAFVVLLMLPEISFAQTDAAGAKKSVSDFMNNLNALLNIISIAVVTIAVIFAGYGIAFAHKRLSDVLPILLGAFFIGGAAQLAKMIVPKTVGSDTSAMVTAILQNYA; encoded by the coding sequence ATGAATTCCAACATCTACCTCAAGAATTTCGTGTCCGCGTTTCTGATGGCCACCGCCTTCGTCGTTCTGCTGATGCTGCCGGAAATCAGCTTCGCCCAGACCGATGCGGCCGGCGCCAAGAAGAGCGTGTCCGACTTCATGAACAACTTGAACGCGCTGCTCAACATCATCTCGATCGCCGTCGTCACCATCGCGGTGATCTTCGCCGGCTACGGCATCGCCTTCGCCCACAAGCGCCTGTCCGACGTGCTGCCGATCCTGCTCGGCGCGTTCTTCATCGGCGGCGCCGCCCAGCTGGCCAAGATGATCGTTCCGAAGACCGTCGGTTCGGACACCAGCGCGATGGTGACCGCGATCCTGCAGAACTATGCATAA